In Eleutherodactylus coqui strain aEleCoq1 chromosome 11, aEleCoq1.hap1, whole genome shotgun sequence, a single window of DNA contains:
- the LOC136582850 gene encoding protein kinase C delta type-like: MIRMCGRLDISSVRFYTAEIVCGLQFLHQRNIVHRDIKLDNIMVDRDGHIRLIDLGLAQDGVTSSNKICGRTGTVKYMAPEVLLEKEYDTAVDWWSLGIVVSRMAAGQSPFYHGSKKEKVIESITTEQPKFPSWLDANLKHLLERLLRKNPEKRLGVYKNIRGHPFFTTIDWEELELKRSRPPFKPFRRLLENKNLQWPEDGTPLHPMDGFDFTSPSWTRMTRRI, translated from the exons atgatcaggatgtgcggccGCCTGGACATCAGcagtgtgag attctacacagcggagattgtatgcggcctccagttcctgcaccaacGCAACATCGTCCACCG agacataaagctggacaaCATCATGGTGGAcagagatggacacatccgcctgatcgacctggggctggcccaagacggagtCACCTCGTCTAATAAGATTTGTGGAAGGACGGGCACAGTTAAATAtatggccccagaagtgcttcttgaaAAGGAGTATGACACAGCAgtggactggtggagcctggggattgttGTATCcaggatggcggcaggacagtcccctttctaccatGGCTCCAAGAAGGAAAAGGTCATCGAATCCATCACCACAGAGCAGCCAAAATTTCCATCTTGGCTTGATGCCAACTTAAaacatcttctggagagactgctgcGCAAGAATcctgagaagaggctgggtgtctacaaGAATATCCGAGGTCACCCTTTCTTTaccaccatagattgggaggaaCTGGAATTGAAAAGATCACGGCCGCCATTCAAGCCATTCAGGAGACTTTTGGAGAATAAAAACCTGCAGTGGCCGGAGGATGGGACACCCCTTCACCCCATGGACGGATTCGATttcacttcaccaagctggacccg gatgacgagaagaatctGA